In one window of Acyrthosiphon pisum isolate AL4f unplaced genomic scaffold, pea_aphid_22Mar2018_4r6ur Scaffold_24;HRSCAF=159, whole genome shotgun sequence DNA:
- the LOC107884213 gene encoding uncharacterized protein LOC107884213, whose translation MAIKEFVAKQNGLPVTDVTWRHIAIYLDALDGFSEFVKCIYFALCGATTPSHKAQLTVVDWLRRPVTIERILFSPEAANNKNLGGELGVYPMYDVQKSVWVTPNDRLQFAPSLTTKRGIEDVLEQYHNPRYPNFNFPKPQKSRKQRRPPINIELLNQQDNQLAIAPPPPLFLPLPPPSLLNPLLPPFLFLQCPIPILPLLLAIPLFLLLL comes from the exons ATGGCTATTAAGGAGTTTGTTGCTAAACAAAATGGGCTACCGGTCACAGATGTGACTTGGCGCCACATAGCTATATATTTAGATGCACTTGACGGATTCTCAGAATTCGTCAAGTGCATCTATTTTGCGCTGTGTGGTGCCACTACGCCGAGTCATAAAGCTCAACTTACAGTAGTCGACTGGCTCCGGCGCCCGGTCACCATTGAACGG ATTTTATTCAGTCCAGAGGCGGCGAATAACAAAAACTTAGGGGGTGAACTTGGAGTCTATCCAATGTATGATGTTCAAAAATCCGTTTGGGTAACGCCAAATGATAGACTCCAGTTCGCCCCCAGTTTGACCACAAAAAGGGGTATCGAGGATGTGTTGGAGCAGTACCACAATCCTCGATATCCCAACTTCAATTTTCCAAAGCCTCAAAAA tcAAGAAAACAGAGGAGGCCGCCAATTAATATTGAA ttaCTCAACCAACAAGACAATCAATTGGccattgcccccccccctcccctgtTCCTTCCTCTTCCACCACCCTCCCTTTTAAATCCTCTCCTACCTCCCTTCCTATTCCTTCAATGTCCCATTCCTATCCTTCCACTGCTCCTGGCCATTCCTCTGTTTCTACTTCTCCTTTAA